The segment GCCATCGGTCAAGGAAGCGTTCCTTGCCGTGCATCGGCCGATGTCGATCGGCCACGCCTATTCAGGCCTTGCCCGCTTCCGCTTCGAGGAGGCTTTCGCCCTGCAGACTGCACTGGCGCAGCGCCGAGTCGTGAGCCTTGGGCAGACAACGACGGCGCGACCCGGTGCTCAAGCAGAACCCGGACTGCTGCAGATCTTCGACCAGCGCTTGCCGTTCCAACTCACCGGTAGCCAGAAGGAAGTTGGTGCGCAGATCGCCGACGACCTATCCCAGCCACATCCGATGCACCGCCTGCTGCATGGCGAGGTGGGTTCAGGAAAGACGCTGGTCGCGCTGCGTGCCATGCTGCAGGTCATCGATTCCGGCGGTCAGGCCGCGCTGCTCGCGCCAACCGAAGTGCTTGCCGCCCAGCACTACCGTTCAATCAGCAAGTTTCTCGGAGAACTAGGCCAGGGCACGATCCTGATCGGCAACGACGAGGGCATGCCGGTCACCCGGGTCGGCCTGCTCACCGGTTCGATGACGAATGGCGCGAAACAACGTGTCCTGCTCGACCTGATCGCAGGGGACATCGGCATCCTGATCGGCACGCATGCATTGATCCAGGACTCGGTCACCTTCAACGACCTTGGCTTGGTCGTCGTCGATGAGCAGCACCGATTCGGCGTGAAGCAGCGCGATGCGCTGCGCGGCAAGACCCTCGGCGGCGAGGCACCGCACACCCTCGTGATGACCGCGACGCCGATTCCGCGCACCGTCGCAATGACGGTTTTCGGCGACCTCGATGTGTCCACCCTGACCGACCTGCCCGGCGGCGAAAAGGATATAGCGACTCACCTGGTGTCGGTGACGGAGCATCCGGGCTGGGTGGCCAGGATCTGGCAGCGGGTGCGCGAGGAAATCGATGCCGGCCGGCAAGCCTATGTCGTGGCGCCCCGGATCACCGGAAACGATGACGCCGCCACCCCGGAGATCGGTGACGGACCTGATGTCTTCGACCAGCCGGAACTCGCCGAAGCCCCCGACAGCTCGGAGCAACCGCCGCTGAACGCGGTGACGGACGTGGTGCAGGAACTGCGCGATCTCGAGGTGTTCGACGGCGTACGCATCGAGGTACTGCACGGACAACTTACGCCGGAGGACAAAGAGCGCACCATGGACCGCTTCGCCGCCGGCGACGTCGGGATCCTGGTGTCGACGACGGTCATCGAGGTGGGCGTCGACGTCGAGAATGCCGCCGTGATGGTGATCCTGGACGCGGATCGGTTCGGCATCGCGCAACTGCACCAGCTGAGGGGCCGGGTGGGGCGCGGGCGGTTTCCCGGGCTGTGTTTCCTCGTCACCGCGATGCAGTCCGGCCATCCCAGCTATGAGAGGCTGCAGGCGGTTGCGGACACCCTCGACGGCTTCGAGCTGTCAAAGATCGACGTCGGTGCGAGGCGCGAGGGCGATGTGCTCGGTAGCGCCCAGTCCGGCGGAAAGTCATCGCTAAAGTTGCTGAGAGTGCTGCACGATGAAAAGGTGATCTCTGAGGCTCGTGACGACGCCACCGGGATAGTAGAGGCCGATCCGCTGCTCAGTGCATACCCAGATCTGCGGGCGCTGATGGGCGCACTGCTGAATGAAGAAAACGAGGAATACCTTGAGCGCGGCTAAGAAAACTCCTCAGGTCGCGATCGCCGCCGAAGAGATGCTGGTCGGCTACGACCAGGGCACGGTGTGCGGCGAACTGAATTTCTCCGTCGAACCCGGTGATGTGCTCGCGCTGATCGGCGCCAACGGAACCGGCAAGTCGACGGTGCTTAAGGCGTTACTGGGAGCGCTAGAGCCGGCAGAGGGCAAGGTGTACCTGCTCGGCAGTCCGGTTGACGATCGCGAGCTGACGTTTCGCCGGGATGTTTCGTCAGTGATGGACGAGGACGCGTTCTTCCCGTCGCTCACCGTCCGCGAGCACCTCATTCTGATGGCGAAGGGCCACGGTCTGCCCGATCCGGAAGCTGCAGTCAATGCCGAAATCAGCGCCTTCGGCCTCATCGATCGCGAGGATGCGCTGCCCTCCGAGTTATCGTCCGGCCAGCGGCGCCGAATGCTGCTGGCCAGTGCCTTCATCCGGCCGTTCAGAGTTTTGGTGCTCGACGAACCGGAACAACGGCTCGACCCGGCCACCCGGCTGGCATTGGCCGATCGGCTGCGCGGCATTGCCGCCGACGGCGCGGCGATCGTGATGGCAACCCACGATGCAGAACTGCTCTCGGGCTGCGCGGACTGGGCGATCGTGATCGACGACGAACCGTACGCGCTCACCGTCGAAGAAGCGGTAGCGCACCTCCAGTCATGACAACCCAGCACCCAGAGGTTGACGAACGGTCACAGCTTTCGGCCCGCCAGATCAAGGCGCTCACCGCAAGTGCCACCCGTAAACGCTCCGACAAGAGTTTCTCCGTTGTGTTGGGCGACCTGTATACGGCCCTGATCAGCATCGGCGTCGCGGTCGCCATGATGGGTGGCGCCGTGGTCGGCCTGGAACGCAGCGCCGGCGGCCCGGGCGGCGGGGGCCTGCTCCGGACGCTTGCCCCGGCAACGCCGATTCCGGTTTTCTGGGTTGCGGTGATGTTGCTGCTCGCCGGTACGGCGATTGCCGCAGGGCTGCTTGCCAGGCTCGGCCCGATCTCGGCGTCCGAGGACCAGGCCGTCTGGTGGCTTTCGCTGCCGGTCAGCCGGCGTGCCTTCATCGCACCGTCTGTGTGGCGGCTCAGCGGCGTGCTCGCCATTGTCGGCGCGTGCGGAGCAATCCTGGCCAGCATCGGCGCCGCAGCGGTGTCCGCGTCCGGTATCGCGGTGGGAATCATCGGCGGCGCGCTGCTGGCCTCCCTGGTCATTCTGGGACAGATTCTCGGCTGGCGGCGCGGCATCGTGGTGGTTGCGGATATCGCCGCTGTCGTTTTGCCCGGCGTGCTTGTCGTTCTGTTGAGCCTGGGCCAGCTCAGCGATGCCTCGCTGACCTCGTTCGCGCTTGCGATTCCACCGCTGTGGCCGCTGCTGAATGGGCCCGGCGGCAACCTTGCGCTGGCACTGGCGATCGTGTTGTTCGTCGGCGCCGTCATTACTGCCGTGCTCAGGGTTGACCGGCTTCGGTTGCGCCAGCTTCGCGCGGCGGGCTCCGTATCCAGCCGGGTGGCCTCGTCCGTGATGACCTTCGACACCAGGGAAATATCCCGGGTGCTGAACCCGACGGTGAGCCGCTCGCGCCGGAAGAGCGCGAAATTCCGGTTGGTGGACACCCCGGTGGCCGCATTGCTGGCCAGCGAGATCAAGCTGTTCATTCGTAGCCCCCGTCGGTTCGGCCAACTGATTGTGCTTGCCTGCGTGCCGCCGGTTGTCGCCATCATCCAGGGCGTGCTGTCGTCGGTGGCGATGGTCTACGTCGCCATGCTGATCAGCGCGTACTTCGCCGCGCTCACCTGCGTTGAATCTGCACGGCAGGCGGAGCTGAACCCGAGTCTGGACAGGTTGCTGCCGCTGCCGGCGACAACGGTTTTCCGGGTGCGCAGCGTTATCGCCCTCGTGGTGATGACTGTGTGGATGGCAGTTGTCTGCAGCGTGATTGCCGGAATTGCCGGAATGGGCTGGCAGCTCGTGCTTCTCGGAGTGGTGAGCGTGCCCGGCTTCGCCGCCGCCGGCCTGCGAAGCGCTTACCGCACCGCGCCGAACTGGTCGGGCAGCGTCGTGGCCACGCCTGCGGGCCCGATACCGCTCTCGGCGATCGCCTCGCTGCGCCGCGGACCCGACTTCGCGCTGATCGGCAGCCTGGCCCTTGGAGTCGCACTGTTCCTCGGTGCCGTGCCCGAGGTCGTGCTGGTCGCCGGCCTCGCGCTTGGCGCACTGCTGTGGATGCTTGCCTCCCGCAACCCGATCCCGCCGAAGAAGTCGTGGATGGAGCGAATGAGCGAAGAGGCTGAAAAACAGAAACAGAATCAGTGACCAGGATCATTGCCGGGGCGTTCGGCGGGCTCCGGCTGGCCACCCCGAAGGGCGAAAGCACCCGGCCGACCAGCGACCGGGTACGTGAGTCGCTGTTCTCATCTCTACAACATGCCGGGCTAATCGACGACGCCCGGGTGCTCGATCTTTTCGCTGGTTCCGGCGCGCTCGGGCTGGAAAGCCTGAGCAGGGGAGCCCGCAAGGTCGTGCTGGTCGATCGATGGCAACCGGCGGTCGCCGCGGCGAAAACGAACGTCACCGCGATCGTGAAGGCCGTCCCGGGCTGCCAGGGCAGTGCAGAAGTGGTGAAGTCGCCGGTCGACGGCTTCCTGGACAAGTCCGTCGCCACTCCGTTCGACCTGATCTTCGCCGATCCGCCATACCCGCTGGCAGAAGCCGAGCTTGCCGCTTTGCTCGCGGCAGTCACCGACAATGGCTGGTTGGAACCTGGCGGTGTGATTGTGGTGGAGCGTTCCTCTCGTTCGCCGGAGCCTGTTTGGCCGGAAGAGCTTGCCCGGTACCGTCGCGCGAAGCATGGCGAAACGATGCTGTGGTTTGCAGAACGTCCGATTTAGGGCGCGCCGGCCTGTCCGCGGCCGGTACCTGACGACGGTCGGTTACGGTTGGTCCATGCGAGTGGTGTGCCCAGGCTCATACGATCCCGTGACCAACGGACATGTCGACGTCATCCGGCGAGCAGCGAGACTCTGCGACGAGGTGATTGTCGCGGTCGTGCACAATCCTGCCAAGGAGGGCACCTTCTCGATCGAGGAGCGGGTCGAACTGCTCGAGGCCAGCATCGGAGATCTCGGTAATGTCCGGATCGAGGAACTGTCAGCCGGGTTGCTGGTCGACTTCTGCCGCGATGTGGACGCGCCAGCCGTGATCAAGGGACTACGGTCCGGCACTGACTTCGCATACGAACTTCCGATGGCGCTGATGAACAAGCACCTCACGACACTCGAAACAATCTTCATCCCCGGCGATCCGCGGTTCGAGCATGTCTCGTCGTCCCTGGTCAAAGAGGTCGCTAGTC is part of the Saxibacter everestensis genome and harbors:
- a CDS encoding ATP-dependent DNA helicase RecG, with translation MTGAESILDKPLTKVLGTRSGNLFSKKLRLETLGDLLRHYPRRYIQPGELTDLSGLIEGEEVTVQAKVTAISTRSMRQKRGSITEVTISDDVSSGTVTFFNQAWLADKLPVGTLAVFTGKVSRYRNKLQLASPVWFDLSDLIDSEERPADDRLAAADVTRPIPVYRATEKLGTMTIFAAVRTLLKTVDLDAIPDPLPAGIVERRDLPSVKEAFLAVHRPMSIGHAYSGLARFRFEEAFALQTALAQRRVVSLGQTTTARPGAQAEPGLLQIFDQRLPFQLTGSQKEVGAQIADDLSQPHPMHRLLHGEVGSGKTLVALRAMLQVIDSGGQAALLAPTEVLAAQHYRSISKFLGELGQGTILIGNDEGMPVTRVGLLTGSMTNGAKQRVLLDLIAGDIGILIGTHALIQDSVTFNDLGLVVVDEQHRFGVKQRDALRGKTLGGEAPHTLVMTATPIPRTVAMTVFGDLDVSTLTDLPGGEKDIATHLVSVTEHPGWVARIWQRVREEIDAGRQAYVVAPRITGNDDAATPEIGDGPDVFDQPELAEAPDSSEQPPLNAVTDVVQELRDLEVFDGVRIEVLHGQLTPEDKERTMDRFAAGDVGILVSTTVIEVGVDVENAAVMVILDADRFGIAQLHQLRGRVGRGRFPGLCFLVTAMQSGHPSYERLQAVADTLDGFELSKIDVGARREGDVLGSAQSGGKSSLKLLRVLHDEKVISEARDDATGIVEADPLLSAYPDLRALMGALLNEENEEYLERG
- a CDS encoding DUF6297 family protein — encoded protein: MTTQHPEVDERSQLSARQIKALTASATRKRSDKSFSVVLGDLYTALISIGVAVAMMGGAVVGLERSAGGPGGGGLLRTLAPATPIPVFWVAVMLLLAGTAIAAGLLARLGPISASEDQAVWWLSLPVSRRAFIAPSVWRLSGVLAIVGACGAILASIGAAAVSASGIAVGIIGGALLASLVILGQILGWRRGIVVVADIAAVVLPGVLVVLLSLGQLSDASLTSFALAIPPLWPLLNGPGGNLALALAIVLFVGAVITAVLRVDRLRLRQLRAAGSVSSRVASSVMTFDTREISRVLNPTVSRSRRKSAKFRLVDTPVAALLASEIKLFIRSPRRFGQLIVLACVPPVVAIIQGVLSSVAMVYVAMLISAYFAALTCVESARQAELNPSLDRLLPLPATTVFRVRSVIALVVMTVWMAVVCSVIAGIAGMGWQLVLLGVVSVPGFAAAGLRSAYRTAPNWSGSVVATPAGPIPLSAIASLRRGPDFALIGSLALGVALFLGAVPEVVLVAGLALGALLWMLASRNPIPPKKSWMERMSEEAEKQKQNQ
- a CDS encoding ABC transporter ATP-binding protein, which codes for MSAAKKTPQVAIAAEEMLVGYDQGTVCGELNFSVEPGDVLALIGANGTGKSTVLKALLGALEPAEGKVYLLGSPVDDRELTFRRDVSSVMDEDAFFPSLTVREHLILMAKGHGLPDPEAAVNAEISAFGLIDREDALPSELSSGQRRRMLLASAFIRPFRVLVLDEPEQRLDPATRLALADRLRGIAADGAAIVMATHDAELLSGCADWAIVIDDEPYALTVEEAVAHLQS
- the rsmD gene encoding 16S rRNA (guanine(966)-N(2))-methyltransferase RsmD; the encoded protein is MTRIIAGAFGGLRLATPKGESTRPTSDRVRESLFSSLQHAGLIDDARVLDLFAGSGALGLESLSRGARKVVLVDRWQPAVAAAKTNVTAIVKAVPGCQGSAEVVKSPVDGFLDKSVATPFDLIFADPPYPLAEAELAALLAAVTDNGWLEPGGVIVVERSSRSPEPVWPEELARYRRAKHGETMLWFAERPI
- the coaD gene encoding pantetheine-phosphate adenylyltransferase codes for the protein MRVVCPGSYDPVTNGHVDVIRRAARLCDEVIVAVVHNPAKEGTFSIEERVELLEASIGDLGNVRIEELSAGLLVDFCRDVDAPAVIKGLRSGTDFAYELPMALMNKHLTTLETIFIPGDPRFEHVSSSLVKEVASHGGDVAGLVPDAVLGPLLHRLRLL